One window of Channa argus isolate prfri chromosome 4, Channa argus male v1.0, whole genome shotgun sequence genomic DNA carries:
- the LOC137125431 gene encoding uncharacterized protein isoform X2, with the protein MKRSGSLMALMAGCCFVSLAPAASEIVVYGKVGDKVVLKPRGVPKNITSITWKDDPNIAMDWEGERGHLNTSTGEMTLTGLIVNDSLLYRVEINGQELTPPIRLIVLYPVPVPTVTTSCEDDNISCILMCDGNTTGAEPVTYSWKSDDTVLSNVSKEHIVTKEEGSRIKMFSCELMNNVSRRNSEPIASPFWIQNNNTPQILPKIVTGITVFFSLLVAVVLLVVIHRCKAGVWFYEKGSMPWEADFWTNEEKKAATSDNNTTRQPLKEEVAETQMT; encoded by the exons ATGAAGCGGAGCGGCTCCCTGATGGCGTTGATGGCCGgatgctgctttgtttctctGGCTCCCGCAGCGTCCG aGATCGTTGTCTACGGGAAGGTTGGGGACAAAGTTGTCCTCAAACCAAGGGGTGTGCCGAAAAACATCACTAGCATCACATGGAAAGATGATCCTAACATTGCTATGGACTGGGAGGGAG AACGCGGCCATCTGAACACTTCAACTGGAGAGATGACGCTCACAGGTCTGATTGTAAACGACAGTTTGTTGTACAGAGTAGAAATCAACGGCCAAGAATTGACGCCTCCTATTCGTCTCATAGTCCTCT ATCCAGTCCCTGTGCCTACTGTTACAACGTCCTGCGAAGATGACAACATCAGCTGTATTTTGATGTGTGATGGGAACACAACAGGTGCTGAGCCAGTTACTTACTCATGGAAATCAGACGACACAGTGCTGTCAAATGTATCCAAGGAGCACATTGTTACAAAG GAGGAAGGttcaagaataaaaatgttcagCTGTGAGCTGATGAACAACGTCAGTCGGAGGAACAGTGAACCCATCGCCAGCCCCTTCTGGATTCAGAACAACAATA CACCACAAATCCTACCCAAAATCGTAACAGGAATCACAGTTTTCTTCAGCCTGCTGGTCGCTGTAGTGCTGCTGGTTGTGATACACAGATGTAAAGCAG gGGTGTGGTTCTATGAAAAAG GGTCAATGCCTTGGGAAGCAG ACTTCTGGACGAACGAGGAGAAGAAAG CGGCAACCAGTGATAACAACACCACTCGACAACCGCTGAAAGAAGAAG ttgcagaaacacaaatgacatAG
- the LOC137125431 gene encoding uncharacterized protein isoform X1, which produces MKRSGSLMALMAGCCFVSLAPAASEIVVYGKVGDKVVLKPRGVPKNITSITWKDDPNIAMDWEGGEVDSKRQFKERGHLNTSTGEMTLTGLIVNDSLLYRVEINGQELTPPIRLIVLYPVPVPTVTTSCEDDNISCILMCDGNTTGAEPVTYSWKSDDTVLSNVSKEHIVTKEEGSRIKMFSCELMNNVSRRNSEPIASPFWIQNNNTPQILPKIVTGITVFFSLLVAVVLLVVIHRCKAGVWFYEKGSMPWEADFWTNEEKKAATSDNNTTRQPLKEEVAETQMT; this is translated from the exons ATGAAGCGGAGCGGCTCCCTGATGGCGTTGATGGCCGgatgctgctttgtttctctGGCTCCCGCAGCGTCCG aGATCGTTGTCTACGGGAAGGTTGGGGACAAAGTTGTCCTCAAACCAAGGGGTGTGCCGAAAAACATCACTAGCATCACATGGAAAGATGATCCTAACATTGCTATGGACTGGGAGGGAGGTGAAGTTGATTCTAAACGTCAATTTAAAG AACGCGGCCATCTGAACACTTCAACTGGAGAGATGACGCTCACAGGTCTGATTGTAAACGACAGTTTGTTGTACAGAGTAGAAATCAACGGCCAAGAATTGACGCCTCCTATTCGTCTCATAGTCCTCT ATCCAGTCCCTGTGCCTACTGTTACAACGTCCTGCGAAGATGACAACATCAGCTGTATTTTGATGTGTGATGGGAACACAACAGGTGCTGAGCCAGTTACTTACTCATGGAAATCAGACGACACAGTGCTGTCAAATGTATCCAAGGAGCACATTGTTACAAAG GAGGAAGGttcaagaataaaaatgttcagCTGTGAGCTGATGAACAACGTCAGTCGGAGGAACAGTGAACCCATCGCCAGCCCCTTCTGGATTCAGAACAACAATA CACCACAAATCCTACCCAAAATCGTAACAGGAATCACAGTTTTCTTCAGCCTGCTGGTCGCTGTAGTGCTGCTGGTTGTGATACACAGATGTAAAGCAG gGGTGTGGTTCTATGAAAAAG GGTCAATGCCTTGGGAAGCAG ACTTCTGGACGAACGAGGAGAAGAAAG CGGCAACCAGTGATAACAACACCACTCGACAACCGCTGAAAGAAGAAG ttgcagaaacacaaatgacatAG